The region ATATATTATCTTAGAAAGCATACAACTGAAAATACAAGTGCCATGCTGCGATAAATATGTTAGAACAGTTACCGCTTCCATTAGAGTTGCGATTTCTGACTCTTTTAAGTTGGCACCAACTCTCTGCAAGCCAGTTTTTAGTTCCTCCAATGTGATTTGGCCACTATTGTCAGTATCGAGCATTTTGAACATCTCTCTTAATCCTGCAATTTCATCTTCAGACAGATTCTCGGCAATTACCTATACGCATAACCCAGTTTAACAATAGCATCAATACTGAACATGCTTAATCAATATGCTTGGTAAAAAACCAAAGGAAAATTTACTGCAATACTCACTCTAAGGGCCATCTTCTTTAGTTTATTCATTGCTGAAAATTGTTTTAATCTAGTTAAGACAGCAGAATCAAGTGGCTTGTCAGGAGCAACTCCATCAACACAAACCCAAGGATGACCTGCCAATGTAAAGATGGCTCACTACAATAAATACTGATGCGAATACGACACTGGATGGCAAAATAGTAGTTTCAACGCGAAGTGGTGTTTATGCTTCAATGTACTCACATAGAGCTTCATGTGCAGTCAATCTCTTTCCGGGATCACGGTTCAGCATTTTCCTAACCAAATCCTTTGCACTCTTTGAGATACTGGGCCAGGGCTCGGATGAAAAATCAAGATCACCTTGCAAAACTTGTTCAAATATCCCTTGCTCAGATTCTGAAAAAGAGACCAGCATCCACAATAAAATAAAGAAGCGGATAACTGTCAATATTGTGTAAAAGGATGAGGTTTAATAATGTGGCTAGAAGACTAGATGCATGCTTACCATCCCAGAATGGAGGGACCCCGCTCAACAAGATATAAATTATTACTCCGGCACTCCAAACATCCACTTCGCAGCCATACTGTTTCAGCAGAACCTCAGGGGCGACATAGTAAGGACTTCCAACGACATCTGAATAAATTCCACCTGTAAAAGCAATCATTTAATGCATATTGCACAGGAAGACTTGTAGGAATAGTGATTACTTCCATAGCAGTTTCCATGTCTGAATATGTATAGGTTGTAAGGTGTAACATTCTAAAATCTTCAACTATCAATGTGCATGACCATGCATGTCCTTTTATTTCTAAAAAACTGTGGTCTGCAATACCCATTCCATAGCCAAAAGCCGGAACAGAAAGGTGGAAGCCATCCATTTCGGTTGCCTTCCAAAATAGGCTCACCAGTCACCACAATCATATGACATCATGCTCAAGAATTCAGAACTTTGCGTGGAGTTTGGTCATCTGAAGGTTCATCACTTGCCATAACCATATACTCCACACCTGGATCGTGTATACAATCTCAAAAGCCATATATTTCCGAGATGAAAGTCTTCCAGATATCATGATATTCTTTATGATTTCACATGGCTGCCATAGCAGGTGAGCAAATAAAAGAAATTCAATTGGTGATGACATGCACTGATGACCCTTTGTGGGATAAAATGATAATATTCTTAGTCAATGTAGCATTAAGAAGTATATGCAATCAAACGAGTACTGTGCATTTGATATCATCTGAAGGTTTTTGTTCAATTAATTAAACCAGTATCTAGACTCAATAGTCAATATTCATAACTATTTGCATAGGAGTTTGGTCGCAGGTTTTGTGATTGTGCAGAAACTCAGGCCCTGTTTGTCAGCTTTAGGCAGCAGATTCTCGTAAGAAAAATCAAAAGCCGAAATAAACAGCTATTTGGaatcagctttgccagtgaagctgAATCTGGATTCGGGCCATTTTCAGCACAATTGCCTGAAGCACATCCAGGTGTACTTCAGTGGCAAATCTGATCCGCAGAATTAGCTTTGCCAGTGAAGCGAATCTACAGGTGATTCGAAGCCAACTGAAGCTGAAACAAACAGGGCCTCAATCTTATCATCATATAAAACTCCATGTCTACCTTCCTGTGTAAGTACACAACCTTGAGCAGCAATTTCACATTCACACATGGACAAAGAAGGGCCAAATTACTCTTATCTAAAGTGCAACGACATAAATTAAGTTCTCAAAAATTACAAGCTTGTGTCTCCAAGTTACTGTTATACTTGAAGACGCTTAAGTATTACTACTGTCACACAATGTATTTATCCCTGAAACTGGAATTATGAGTCCATTACTAGACATGAAAACTCGATCAAGAACACTTCAAATAATCCTAGCAGTCTAGCAcaatagtattccctccgtccggaaatacttgtcgtagaaatgaatgaaaatgggtgtatctagaactaaattgcatctagatacatccattcctccgacaagtattttcggacggagggagtattcgacagCTCGTATTAAATAAAGATTCTCAACTAAAAGCTGCAAGTGCACCAATACAACACATCTACCTGGCTAAGTTAGAAAATAGCAGCTCAAGCTAGCACTGTCCatgatatatataaaaaaatgcgcCAGCAAAATGTCATGCACGTTCTACACTACAGCCAGCACCAAGGATAGAGGCCAGACCTGGTTTGAAAAAGATAGAGAGCCCGAAATCAATGGTCTTGAGTGGCGAGTCCTCCTTTTGGTTGACAAACAAGAAATTCTCTGGCTTGAGGTCTCTGTGCATGACCCCAAGAGAATGGCAAGCCTCCACAATCCCAATGATCACCCTAGCCAGCTGCGCGGCGGCCTTCTCAGAGTAGTGCCCCCGCTGTATGATCCTGTCGAACAGCTCCCCTCCCGCACAGAGCTCCATGACGAGGTGCACGGCAACAGCATCCTCGTAAGCCCCGACGATGGAGATCACGTTCGGGTGGCCGGCGAGGTGGTGCATAATCTGGATCTCGCGGCGCACATCCTCGACGTCCTCCTCGGTGACGAGCTTCCGCTTTGCGATGGACTTGCAGGCGAACTCCTTCCCCGTGGCCTTTTCGACGCACTTGTAGGTGGTGCCAAACTGGCCCTGCCCCAGCTTCTTGCCTAGGGTGTAGAGGTCCTTGATGCGCTCTGAGTCGCGCTTGAGGACGGATTCGGCGATGAGGCCGGCGCTCTGGACGCGCTTTACCTTGGGCTTGTTTGGGTcggaggagggaggggagaggtCGGAGTCGTCGAGATCGGGGCCCGCGGACGAGGTGGAGGAGCACATGGAGGGGCAGGAGTCGGGCGGTGGGACCGCCGGCTCGGCGCGGGCGGCGCCGGGGCGCCACAGTACGGCGACGGAGACGGTGCTGAAGAATCCGTGGCGGTCCGCCGTGGCGCTGGggccggcgctggggccggcgcagGTGTTCCCCATCGCGCCGGCGATGGGGGCGGCAGAGGCCTAGGCAAACGGCGGCAGCAACGGCGGCATGCGGCGGCGTCGAGACTCGGGGATTGGATCGGAGGAggattggtggaggagaggagatggCCGGAGATGGCCGAGGCGGGTAGGGGCTCGTGCGGCTGACATGTGGCCCACGTGAAACTGCGCGCCCGGCTTTGGCAGTGGGCACAGGGGTCGTGACGAGGAAGCGAGGGCTGCGGGATTGGCGATGCGCGCCAGATCGGACGGCGGGGATGGTCGGATAATTTGCGTGCTTCGCTGCTGCCACGTAGGACGCAGGAAGCGACGTGGATCCTTCCTCTCTGTCAATTCCTCTCTTACTGTACCGCGCGTAGGACGCAGGAAGCGACGTAGGACGCAGGAAGCGACGCAGGAAGCGGGCAGAGTGGCATCCCAGAGCAAGACGCGGGGGCGATTGGCCGGTGCGGTTCCTCTGCTTCGGAATGGCGTCTCCCCCAATGGGCGCGGCGGCCGAGGCCAGTCGAGGGGCCCCACGTGTGATGGCATTGGACAGGATAACGCGAGGACAGCCGGCTTTTGACCAGGTGACTACTGCATCAGGACCCACGGAACGTTCGAGTGGCCGCCACGGATGAATCTCAAATTCGATGGGCGGGGGAGATGCTACGAGGGAGGGGCCTGCACGTTTGGAGGCAGCCAGCAGTAGCTGCCCGGGAGCCGTTGGTGCGGGCCCAAGAGCGTGTTGCTCTGTTGACCCCGCCGGCCCCGCTGCAGGACGAGCATGTGGGCGGGCTCCTAACCAGCGTGCAAGGCGAGCATAGAACCCACAGCGGAGAGGCAGCGCGTCGGGAGGATTGTGACAAGGGGGGCCAGGAGGGCCCAGTAGCACAGGCAACGCGTCCAGAGGATAGCGACAAGGAGAGTCAGGAGGGCCCAGCTGCACAAGAGTTGTGGGAGGGCCCGGTGAATCTGGAATCACGTGTGCCCATACAGAATGACAAGGCTGCATGCTGCTCGATAGAGGGTGGAATAAACAAAGCCCTGCGGTTGAGGCCCAGCCAGTGTTGGAGGAGGGGCCCCACATTGATGGGAGCCATGCACATGCATCTACTGAGATAGATACGTCTGTTTCGAGAGTTTTGGAGGGCCTGGAATCTGAACACCAGATGGGCTTGGAAAAGGAGACAGAGCTCATTACCGATGCATGTAGGAGCCTGGTCTGCGCACCTCATAGGGAGGATATAGAGGGGATGACAGCCAATGAGGTGGTGGCGTATGGCAAGCTCAAGAGTTTCTGCTCAAACATCATCAAGCGCCTCGCCCCACCGCTTGTCGAGGAGGTGCAAGCATCGCAACTTCGCCCGGAAGCTGAGCCCTTCACTTCTAAGAGAACCACCAGGGCCTCCAAGAGGACCACGGCGAAAAAAGAGACCCAGAGACACACCCGTGGAGAATGTGCTACTCCACGCCTTAGGCATGGTCCCGGACGACCTGGAGGTAGATGACGACGTCCTGCACGAACTCAAGGCGCTCTTCGACTCGCTGTTGTGCGAGCAACATATCCGGATCATCACGACGCTCTTCGGCAAGACGATCCCGTCGGCGGAGGAAATGGAGGCACAAAACACAATAATGGTGTGTGCTTAGCTAGGATCCCCTAGCGACGTTGGGGTACGTTCCTTCATGGATCTACACCCAGTGGTGCTTTGCTGGAATGTTCGCGGTTTGAACAATCTCGCAAAAGAAAAGGCGGTGCGGGAATTTGTGGGCACGTTAGTGGTCAACTTGATTTTCTTTCAAGAAACTAAGATGGATGTAATAGACCGATTCATAGTTATGTAATGTTTGGGGCCATCTTTTGATGGCTTTGCTTACTTGCCGGCGTTGGAGACTCACGGTGGAGTGCTCTTAGCTTGGAATAGCTCGGTGTTGGAAGTGGAAGCCACTCAATTCGACACGAACTTTGTCACGGGATGGGTGCGCACCAAAACTTGGGATCCTTGGTGGATTTCGGTGGTCTACGTACCACAAGGGGATGAGCGCAAGTGCCAATTCCTGGAGGAGCTTAGGATGAGAAGCGCGATATGCCCTGGAGCTTGGCTCATGTTAGGCAATTTCAACATGATACTACAAGCTTCAGAGAAAAGCAACAACAATCCTAATAGGAGCATGGTGAGCAAATTTAGGGAATTTGGGGAGGACCAACAGCTTCGTGAGATGTACATGCACGGGAGAAAGTAAACGAGGTCCAACGAGCGGGAATCACCCACGCTTACCAAGATCGATAGAGTCCTCGTGACGGTGGAATGGGAGCTGGACAATGCTGATTACCTGCTGCAGGCGATGTCCACGGGAGTCTCTGACCACGCGCTCTTACACCTTATCATGAGTGTGGGTTTTTGCCCCCAAAAAGCGCTTCAGATACGAGCTATTCTGGACCAAACTGGAGGGGTTCCAGGAGGCGGTGAGGGAGGCCTAGGTATGTGATCCCGTGATAGTAGACCCATTCAAGAGGCTTGATGTGCTGCTGTGCAACTAGGATGTGGCCCTACAAGCATGGGGCCAGCGTAAAATCAGAAATGTTAAACTGTCGATGAGAGTGTCTACATGGGTTATTCATAGATTGGACATTGCGCAAGAGAATAGAGCGCTGCTCACGGAGGAAGCATGGCTTCGTCGTACTCTCAAGAAGGCGCTCCTGGGCATGGCGGCCTTGGAAAGGACAATTGACCGACAACGTTCCAGACTTATATGGATTCGAGAGGGAGACACCAACACCAAGCTTTTCTAGGCAGTGGCtaatgggaggaggaccaagaACTTCATCGCGCATGTCAAGCTTGGCGACGCTATCATTACTAACCAAGAGAGAAAGGTGGAGGTCTTCACCGAGGCCTATGAGAGGCTGTTGGGGATGGCGCAATCTAGGGAGAACACTCTCAACTTGCAATATCTGGGGATCGAGGCTAAGGACTTGCACTGCTTAGAAGAAATGATCACGGAGGAGGAAGTTT is a window of Triticum dicoccoides isolate Atlit2015 ecotype Zavitan chromosome 2B, WEW_v2.0, whole genome shotgun sequence DNA encoding:
- the LOC119363776 gene encoding calcium-dependent protein kinase 17-like; amino-acid sequence: MGNTCAGPSAGPSATADRHGFFSTVSVAVLWRPGAARAEPAVPPPDSCPSMCSSTSSAGPDLDDSDLSPPSSDPNKPKVKRVQSAGLIAESVLKRDSERIKDLYTLGKKLGQGQFGTTYKCVEKATGKEFACKSIAKRKLVTEEDVEDVRREIQIMHHLAGHPNVISIVGAYEDAVAVHLVMELCAGGELFDRIIQRGHYSEKAAAQLARVIIGIVEACHSLGVMHRDLKPENFLFVNQKEDSPLKTIDFGLSIFFKPGGIYSDVVGSPYYVAPEVLLKQYGCEVDVWSAGVIIYILLSGVPPFWDESEQGIFEQVLQGDLDFSSEPWPSISKSAKDLVRKMLNRDPGKRLTAHEALCHPWVCVDGVAPDKPLDSAVLTRLKQFSAMNKLKKMALRVIAENLSEDEIAGLREMFKMLDTDNSGQITLEELKTGLQRVGANLKESEIATLMEAADIDNSGSIDYGEFLAATLHLNKVEREDNLFAAFSYFDKDGSGYITQDELQKACEEFGIGDAHLDDIIRDIDQDNDGRIDYNEFVTMMQKGNNPLGKKGQGQMSFGLREALKIR